Part of the Babylonia areolata isolate BAREFJ2019XMU chromosome 4, ASM4173473v1, whole genome shotgun sequence genome, CTTGACAAAAGGTGGTATGAATACCTACATTACTATCTTCGATCAGAGACCacgctcaaagcgctttacagacacggagtcatttgcgcgGCATGCTGCCTAcattggtagagccgactgacagctgccttttggcgctcattcgtttcccgtgtcatccAGTCTGCTTTCAGTCTcgtacacaggtacacacagacatgtaacctgTTACGTGTATGGCCACTGTTTTCGGGAGTGTACATGCCGGGTATGTGATAGTTTCCACAACCAACAGAACGCTGACACGGACTATAGGATTCTTAACAttcttatttgatcttctgcatacgtatATTACACGAAGAGGATTCAGatactaacaggtctgcatatatgttgacctgaaagattgaaaaaatctccactcttcacccaccagCTGCGTCGAAAGCTGGGATCGAACCTAAGAAAATCAGGCGAGAATCCAGTGACCACTCAGCCACCAAACCCGTCTGTCACAATACACAGGACCATTAACTctgtactgccagttagctcccccgACTTTCCCCCACAGACGGTCTGTTTGTGGGTAAGAAATAACATCtccagaaaagaacaacaaatattagaatttatgaactgaaaacttccagactgatcagtaacataacgagCTAATTGGAGACAATATTAAACTTTCTCCCTTCTTACGCTATCATCCAGTGAGATGTTGaaaatatctatattttttgttcgaaatttgccCACACTGacttgtgcgcgcgtgtgtgtgtgcgtgcgtgcatgcgtgtgcgtacgtgtgtgtgtgtgtgtgtgtgtgtgtgtgtgtgtgtgtgtgtgtgtgtgcagggtgtatgCCCATTTCCAAGCAGCAAGCGGCAGCGGTGGGACAGCTGTGTGATGAACTGGTGGTGGTCCAGGCCAGTGCAGAGACGGGCATTCTGACCCAGCAGCGGCTGTACCCGTCAGACTCGCGGCACTACGAGGATGGGGACTTCGGTGAGCCAGTACCTGGCTGCAGCCTCCGTCTGATGAGTGAAAAAGGCACCGAAATTCCTCCCAACCAggtgactcttcttcttcttctgcgtctggGGTCTTCAAGTCTCTCGTTCGCACGCGTGCACGAGCACTTGGTGTTTTTAcgtacgtgtatgatcgtttttaccccgccatataggcagccacatacatttgggggtgtgcatgctgggtatgttctagtttccataacccaccgaacgctggcatgaattacaggatctgaaacgtgcgtatttgatcttctgcgtgcgtatacacacgattggggttcaggcgctagcaggtctacATATCATGCTGACcaaggagatcagaaaaaaatctccacccttaacccagcaGGTGCGCCGGAACCGGGGATGGAACTGGTGCGAGAATCCAGCGCTCCAGCCATTCAGCCCCCGCTCCCATCAGGTGGCTGTTCAAAGCTTGACCCTCTCTCATGTCGCATgggtgcacacatacatgcatgcacgtatgctCGAAAGCTTGCAGTGACTTCATGAGTCGTTTAAAGTGTTATCGTTATCACATTTCTTTAGAAAAAAGGAACGAAGTATCGACACAGGAAATGTCATAACCATAATGTGCACATTCCAATTGTTGGCATGCATTTTAGAAATAAAGTGTTTCTTGTACTCTTTTGAGTAACTGATATGATTATATCCGAAATTTATCCGTGACGCACCGATGACCCCAAATTTCATGACCACAGCGTGCAAGTTTCATTTGTTGgtgttcattgaaaaaaaaaagtcgtcctTGTACTCTTTTGAGttgtataatttaaaaaaaaaaaccaaccaaaccacaTAACCTTACTGTGCAAGTTACGTTGCATTTGTTGGGGTTCTCTTGAAAAAAAGTGTTCTTTGTACTCTTTTGAGTGGCATGATTTTGTCAGAATGTTATCCGTGACACACCGGCATGTTGATTTTCAGACATACACATGGATACCAGGACAGTTCGTTCACTGCTTCTGCTTCCATTGTGAATCTGCAGGCAGCATTCTCTCCTCTGGATGTTTCTATCTTTCACAGTGTTTCCGCTACCTGTGTGGTCTTTATGTACAGACCGTATATAAATGATTTGTTCTTTACCGATCTTTTCTTTGAGTaacttcacttctgcatcagttctACCATCTGACCATTCCTGAAAATGTTTTCAGAGAGAATGAATATGACTGCTTCCTAGAAATGTTTGAAGCGTTCGTGATTTTTCATTTATATGTATTCCAACATTATCATCACAAGCATCATCAGCATCGATATAATCACCGTCATtatttacattgttggtcagcacaagacaagacaagacaagacaagagagagagagagggagagagagagagagagagagagagagagagagagagaaaatgtgtatgtgtgcgtgtgtgtgtgtgtgtgtgtgtgtgtgtgtgtgtgcgagagagagagagagagagagagagagagagagagtgtgagagagatagagagagagagagagagagagagagagagagagagagagagagagagacgtttaagTAGATATCCAAAGAAAATGACATGAAACAAAAAtgttcatacatgtatacacaggtGAAAGtcacatggggaaaaaaatgcgGGGTAAtgatgggagagtgagagaaaggggcatGTTTGATTAAACTGTCAGTATAGCTAGAAACAGTACAATGAAGGAGGGTCATTAAACTGTCAGTATAGCTAGAAACAGTACAATGAAGGAGGGTCATTAAACTGTCAGTATAGCTAGAAACAGTACAATGAAGGAGGGTCATTAAACTGTCAGCATAGCTAGAAACAGTACAATGAAGGAGGGTCATTAAACTGTCAGCATAGCTAGAAACAGTACAATGAAGGAGGGTCATTAAACTGTCAGCATAGCTAGAAACAGTACAATGAAGGAGGGTCATTAAACTGTCAGCATAGCTAGAAACAGTACAATGAAGGAGGGTCATTAAACTGTCAGTATAGCTAGAAACAGTACAATGAAGGAGGGTCATTAAACTGTCAGTATAGCTAGAAACAGTACAATGAAGGAGGGTCATTAAACTGTCAGTATAGCTAGAAACAGTACAATGAAGGAGGGTCATTAAACTGTCAGTATAGCTAGAAACAGTACAATGAAGGAGGGTCATTAAACTGTCAGTATAGCTAGAAACAGAAGAATGAAGGAGGGTCATTAAACTGTCAGCATAGCTAGAAACAGTACAATGAAGGAGGGTCATTAAACTGTCAGTATAGCTAGAAACAGAACAATGAAGGAGGGTCATTAAACTGTCAGTATAGCTAGAAACAGTACAATGAAGGAGGGTCATTAAACTGTCAGTATAGCTAGAAACAGTACAATGAAGGAGGGTCATTAAACTGTCAGTATAGCTAGAAACAGTACAATGAAGGAGGGTCATTAAACTGTCAGCATAGCTAGAAACAGTACAATGAAGGAGGGTCATTAAACTGTCAGCATAGCTAGAAACAGTACAATGAAGGAGGGTAATTAAACTGTCAGCATAGCTAGAAACAGTACAATGAAGGAGGGTCATTAAACTGTCAGTATAGCTAGAAACAGAACAATGAAGGAGGGTCATTAAACTGTCAGTATAGCTAGAAACAGTACAATGAAGGAGGGTCATTAAACTGTCAGTATAGCTAGAAACAGTACAATGAAGGAGGGTCATTAAACTGTCAGTATAGCTAGAAACAGTACAATGAAGGAGGGTCATTAAACTGTCAGCATAACTAGAAACAGTACAATGAAGGAGGGTAATTAAACTGTCAATATAGCTAGAAACAGTACAATGAAGGAGGGTAATTAAACTGTCAGTATAGCTAGAAACAGAACAATGAAGGAGGGTCATTAAACTGTCAGTATAGCTAGAAACAGTACAGTGAAGGAGGGTCATTAAACTGTCAGTATAGCTAGAAACAGTACAATGAAGGAGGGTAATTAAACTGTCAATATAGCTAGAAACAGTACAATGAAGGAGGGTCATTAAACTGTCAGCATAGCTAGAAACAGTACAATGAAGGAGGGTCATTAAACTGTCAATATAGCTAGAAACAGTACAATGAAGGAGGGTCATTAAACTGTCAGTATAGCTAGAAACAGTACAATGAAGGAGGGTCATTAAACTGTCAGTATAGCTAGAAACAGTACAATGAAGGAGGGTCATTAAACTGTCAGCATAGCTAGAAACAGTACAATGAAGGAGGGTAATTAAACTGTCAATATAGCTAGAAACAGTACAATGAAGGAGGGTAATTAAACTGTCAGCATAGCTAGAAACAGTACAATGAAGGAGGGTCATTAAACTGTCAGTATAGCTAGAAACAGAACAATGAAGGAGGGTCATTAAACTGTCAGTATAGCTAGAAACAGTACAATGAAGGAGGGTCATTAAACTGTCAGTATAGCTAGAAACAGTACAATGAAGGAGGGTCATTAAACTGTCAGCATAGCTAGAAACAGTACAATGAAGGAGGGTAATTAAACTGTCACTATAGCTAGAAACAGTACAATGAAGGAGGGTCATTAAACTGTCAGTATAGCTAGAAACAGTACAATGAAGGAGGGTCATTAAACTGTCAGTATAGCTGGGTCATTAAACTGTCAGTATAGCTAGAAACAGTACAATGAAGGAGGGTCATTAAACTGTCAGTATAGCTAGAAACAGTACAATGAAGGAGGGTCATTAAACTGTCAGTATAGCTAGAAACAGTACAATGAAGGAGGGTCATTAAACTGTCAGTATAGCTAGAAACAGTACAATGAAGGAGGAAATGCAGAGTaatgcgggagagagagggggaaggggcatATTTACAAATAAACTATCAGTGAGGTCAGAAAAAGAGGCACATTTCCTGAACGATCAAGAGCGGCGTGGTGGTGGCTGCTTGTGGCAGATGGGGTGTCCCGGGCTGGTCCAGGTGAAAGGCCCCCAGGTGTCGTGCCCCAAGAACCTGCAGATGACCCCTGACGGCTGGCTGCCCACGGGAGACGTGGCCTTCTACAATGCCCGCCACCACCTGCAGGCCGTCTGCCGCACGTCTGTATACGCGCTCGCGctcacacagttacacacacacgcacgcatgcgcgcaaacacacatgcacacaagcgcgtgcgcgcgcgcaaacacacacacaaatgtcatacgcacacgcacacacacacacgcacacacacattcaagcgcGCTCAATtttgcacacttacacacatgcacacacatacatatgtacacacacatgtgcattacactgcagtgtgtatgtgaaaaGTGTTGTCACCGTTGACAGAGCTCTGTTTTATGACAATGTGGATGTACCCTGTATTAGAATCAGCTTCTTGAATGGCAGTGTCGATTCAGAGTggtggcctaggggtaacgcagTCCaagtgaggggaggtgagggtaCGGGATCCAATCCCACACTCAAAAGAAAttccttgagaggtggtctggatgctagtctttcagatgagatgataaaccgaggttccgtgtgtaacgtgcacttagcgcacgtaaaagaacccgcaaaagaacccacggcaacaaaagtgtcatcgctggtaaaattctgaagaaaactccactttactgatgtgcatgtgtgtgcatgcgcgtgactgaagcctgacacaggaaacgaatgatgagcgcctaaaggcagctctcagtggGCTCCACCCAGGTGCACTGCCTGTTCTTGTTTGAAAAATACTTTGAGTGTGGTCTCTGAGAGAGGGTAGGCGCAAtgtatcaacaacagcagcagcagcagcagcagcagcaacaagaacaataatgatactataacgataatgataataataatttggtGTGCAGTCTGATTCGAGAACCGTGGTTGGTGTTAACGCTTTGATCACACTTCCCTCCCCAACATgaagtttgctgttgtttttgccgtGCGGTTTGCAGTATGTTGCGTACTCCCCATTACGATTGTTGATTGTTTTTACGGATGTTTGGCATGCGGGTTTAACAAGTAACGAGGGGAGCTTTGCAATGTTTCAGGTCCAAAGCCATCATACACGGTCCTTACATCATCTACCCCGGGTGGCTGGAGAAGAAACTGCAGGATTTCCCAGGGGTGCTGAAGGTGGTGATAGTGCCGGTGCCTGACCCCAAGATGTTCCAGGAGATGTGTGTTTGCATCGTGCCTCACCGGGGGGAGCTGCTCACAGACGCCGACATTCGAACCTTCTGTCAGACCCTGTTCGTGGACGGTCCCCTGGAGTGCCAGCAGATTCCCAGGTGGGTTGGCTTGAACAGGTCACAGTTCCCTGCCGTACTGCATGTTCACTTGCATTAATCCgccatttattgtattgtgttactttttgtcacaatacaTTTCTTTGTGTCAGATTCGGGCTTCTCTCTTCGGGGAGATTGCGTCGTCACagcgcagcgccacccatttttctgtctgcacGTGACATTGTCTTAATATCAGAGGATTCGTGTGCAtatttttgtcagggacaacccttttgctgccgtggttAGTTTTTGGCGGGTGTGTTCAAACGGGACGTTGGCTCATCGTCATCCGAAAGTCTAGCTTGCTGACACTATTCAAGGGGTAGTggaaggggttggaggggggtggggtgtggagtcaAACTCCCGGTCTCCAAAAGGGACtagaacccgtggacactcgtttcttaggcgggcgcgttaccactgggccaccgctccacagttGGAGTTACGTCTGGTGTGCACAGGGACCAGAATTATGTTGTGTGGGTCACAGGGTTAGGTGCTGTGTGTACCGTACACACAGTTTGTGTGCTATATGTCTTCCTCAAAAATGTGTCTTTACCAGACAGTTGGTGCGGCcattgttaaacaacaacaacaacaacaacaacaacagagcacaATACCAAATGTGATGAATATTTGCATTAGTTACATGGAATGTGTGACATTGTCATGTGGccccacggggtttcctgaaatacacacgtcttgtcttgtcttgtgcgcTGTAGAAGTACTACGTCTCTTTTACTGTGAACattgactgtgtgttgtgtgcgctcTAGAGATACTGTGTTTTGAGTGAACTGAGCACAAAGACTGTTTGTGGGCTTTGAGCACAAAGactatgttgtgtgtgctgtgctagaggtactgtgttttgtgtgtactgagcacaaagactatgttgtgtgtgctgtactaGAGGTACTGTATTTTGTGTGTACTGAGCACAAAGactatgttgtgtgtgctgtgctagaggtactgtgttttgtgtgtactgagcacaaagactatgttgtgtgtgatgtgctagaggttctgtattttgtgtgtactgagcacaaagactatgttgtgtgtgctgtactaGAGGTACTGTATTTTGTGTGTACTGAGCACAAAGactatgttgtgtgtgctgtactaGAGGTACTGTATTTTGTGTGTACTGAGCACAAAGactatgttgtgtgtgctgtactaGAGGTACCGTATTTTGTGTGTACTGAGCACAAAGactatgttgtgtgtgctgtactaGAGGTACTGTATTTTGTGTGTACTGAGCACAAAGactatgttgtgtgtgctgtactaGAGGTACTGTATTTTGTGTGTACTGAGCACAAAGactatgttgtgtgtgctgtactaGAGGTACTGTATTTTGTGTGTACTGAGCACAAAGACTATGTTGTGTGCGTAAAAGAGGtaatacatgttgtgtgtgttgagctCAAAGATATGTTGTGTGCGTATTAGAGGTAATACTTGTGTGCccaatgttgtgtgtgtaaaagaggtaaaacgtgtgtgtactatgtacatagtctgtgtgttgtgtgcgctgtATATGCACTGGGCTTTGTGTGTATTGAGCACAAAGACTATGCTGAGTGCGTAAAACGTTGTGTGTAGGTCAGTTATGCACATGGACcatattatgttgtgtgtgttatagagGTACTGCATATTGTGTGTACTTTGCACATAGTCTATGTGTTGTGTGCGTTATAGAGGTACTTCGTCTTGTGTGTACTGTTGTTTGCGCTATAGAGgtactttgtgttgtgtgtactttGCACATAGACTATGTATAGTGTGTAACATGCATATATTCTATATTGTGTGTGCTACACAGGCACTGCGTGTTGTGTGTACTTCAGTTGCACATAAACTGTGTTGTTTACCATCGTGCACACgggtcatgtggtgtgtgtttgtgtatacattcgcgcgcgcgcgcgtgtgtgtgtgtgtgtgtgtgtgtgtgtgcagatactaCTTATTCGTGCACGAACTTCCAATGCTGACCGGACTGGGCATTCCAGACCGGGCAAAGACCTTCAGCATGGCTCTGGAACAGCTGCGTCTCTCTCCCGCTATGATTTGAACttgaagtgaacacacacacaaacacacacgcgcgcgcgcgcgcacacacacgcacacacaaacacccatgtaaacacacacacacacacacaaatacgtgcgAATACgaaaacgacaaacaaaacaaaacaaatatatacacagagagagagagagagagagagagagagagagtatgttaaCAGTCTGCATTTTAACTAACAAGAAATCTTAAATTGATACCAGCCGCCGAGGCGAAGTGGCTAGCGTCGCGTACTGACGGCTGAGAGAGGTGAGTGTGCTACTGGcttaatgggaagactgggacctcatcgttgagtatcatccacttcacggatacgtctttgggtgtgctgctcaAATTTCCTCACCAACACTGCAAGAGTAGGACTATGAATCTCTCGGTCCCGGTTTTAATTTATCAATATACAGCCATGTAACGTAGTCCCAAATCTAAATGAACCTCCATgacaacatcctcctcctccttcatcatcagttacacacacacacacacacacacaagtcctaaATCATGTGGCCTTTCGTGGCCTGCTCTCACGGTAACCTCAGTTTCGACCCAACTCCACTTTCGTGCTTGGtttgagtcctgtcaaggtcgtCGGTGTCGGCAGGTGTAGTGGAGACTGTCATCGGTAGAACGTGGTGGCGGACTCCActttgggaggaagggggacgtggtgggtggggtggggggttgggagggtgtgaggggtatTGGGGGGACGCTCAcccagtctggctctgcgactaaactattactgtcgtcagtagggggtatAGTAGGTGTTGTCCAAAgtgcgttaaatcagaacaggcactactgaacaccaccgaagtgactcagtggcagtgcggggtctcctctggtgcgtggcgtGCTGGCGACATAAAATCCGATAGCTGCCAGTGGACTGCAGACGCTTGGACTGCGATAGACGAATTTGGGTGTGCCAGTGTTTGGGGAACTCGGAtggagcagcgtgggagtaatgccaatgaaacggtgcgatggaaggaaaaaaaagatgattaaagAAATTCTTCACTTTGACGCGTGTTCATATATATTCTCcttccgttgtgtgtgtgctgactgcaCGACAAGAAGGGGGTGGCTGGGTGAATGGTGGCTCAGTGGTAATGCGCTCGAGTAGGAAACGGAGTGTCCGCGGGTTCGAGTCCCACACAGTACAGGGATTTTTCCTCCTCCATGtgctagacctagagtggtggtctgggtgctagtctttcggatatgacgataaaccgaggtcccgtgagcagcatgcacttagctcacgtaaaaagaacacacagcaacaaaaaggttgtccccggcaaaattctgaagaaaaattcacatcgacagtgaaacaaatacacttgcaaacaacaacaacaacaacaacaacaaacacacacacacacacacacacacacacacagaggcgggggAAGCTGTGTGGCGCTGCAGTGTGGAGACGCGCACTACtcgaagagagcagcccgaatttcacatagagaaatatgttgtgagacAAAGTGATACAATCAATTCAATGCAATAACTtgtccccaacaccctccctctcaccttcGCTCTTCTTCCAACTCATTGCTCTGAATGTTTTTATTCAAGAAACCAGACAAATTACAGCATTTGGTGTGAACAGTATTGAACAAACAACAAGCTTGAGCAACAGCAAGTTTGAGCTTATATCCTGCGTGGTCTATCATGTACAATACATATGAACGCAATGGCGAAATATATCAAAATAGAATATTCAGTAAAAACAAGTTGAAGTGCAAACTAAAATATGATACACTTAATAGTGAACACTGCCTGAAGcatttttaaagagagagagggagacagacagacagagaatctgatCATGTTGAAGTGATCACTGCAAATGCAAACACATTCCTTTATTTTGCACAAACTCAGTATAATCGGGTTGAATCAGACGAAACTGCAAGAACGTTTGATTGCAACAAAAATTGTTACGCATGCCTATAAGTTATTTGAAATCAGAACTTCATATAATGACGATAAAGTGGTGAATGTGGAGCTTTGTACAACATTTTAGGGGTAGttcgaa contains:
- the LOC143281383 gene encoding uncharacterized protein LOC143281383 → MTLLHCTVSSYADSLMTLLHCTVSSYADSLMTLLHYGGCSQSLSLSSSSLSPSPSSSSSSSSSPCVQIEYVF
- the LOC143281384 gene encoding medium-chain acyl-CoA ligase ACSF2, mitochondrial-like, translated to MGCPGLVQVKGPQVSCPKNLQMTPDGWLPTGDVAFYNARHHLQAVCRTSKAIIHGPYIIYPGWLEKKLQDFPGVLKVVIVPVPDPKMFQEMCVCIVPHRGELLTDADIRTFCQTLFVDGPLECQQIPRDNPFAAVVSFWRVCSNGTLAHRHPKV